From the Gadus chalcogrammus isolate NIFS_2021 chromosome 18, NIFS_Gcha_1.0, whole genome shotgun sequence genome, the window acaaaaaatacttaTTAAAGGCTTATCAtttgtgagagcgagagagagaagtgttGGTTGGTTCAATCTAAGAGTTAAAGTGTTGGTTGGTTTAATCTAAGAGTTAAAGGAGAATCCACTTTCTGACGTCCACATCTGAAAGGTCGGCCCGCATTTATTATATCTTGTGCTTATATGTTAGTCTGGCCCTGGGGCTAGGGCTAGCCCTGGGGCTAGGGCTAGCCCCGGGGCTAGGGCTAACCTTTGGGGCTAGGGCTAACCCTGGGGCTAGGGCTAACCCTTGGGCTAGGGCTAACCCTGGGGCTAGGGCTAGCCCTGGGGCTAGGGCTAGCCCTGGGGCTAGGGCTAACCCTGGGGCTAGGCCTGGGGCTGGGCCCGGCCCTGGGACGAGGCCTGGGAGAGCCGGCTGTTGAGCTGCTCACAGCTCTCCCTCAGACTCTGGTCCAGCTGAGCTGACACACGCTGGAGCTCCTCCGAGAGCGCCCGCTGCACCACCTGCCTCAGAGCGGCCCTggagcctgacacacacacacacacacacacacacacacacacacacaccataccacacaacaccatacaccacaccacacacacacacacacacacacacacacacacacacacacacacacacacacacacacacacacacgcacacacacacgcacacacacacacacacacacacaccataccacacaacaccatacaccacaccacacacacacacacacacacacacacgcacacgcacacgcacacgcacaccataccacacaacaccatacaccacaccacaccacacacaccacaccacacacacacgcacacgcacacgcacacgcacacacacaccataccacacaacaccatacaccacaccacacacaccataccacacacacacacacacacacacacacacacacacataccacacacacacacacacacacacacacacacacacacacaccacaccacacacacacacacacaatgaaagagTTAGATTGAACCCCTCAGTGGGCGACCGTGGTGGAGGTTCATCTCCTGGTGAAAGAGGGTTCTGGTTCAGGTCTCACCAGGTGCTGCTTCGACGGGGCCCGGGATCTGGGGGGTCTCCTGGTTCTGGGTGGCCTGTGGGGAACCCACCgcttctgtttctctgtctgagGGAAATGATGAGGGCAGGGTCACGGGACTATAGTTGGCCCTAATTGACCACTAAACAATACAAAGTAAACGTGATTAAAGAGGTCGAACTGTATTGGATAGAGTTCCTTAATACTAATGTCCCAAACAAATCCTACAAAGCAAACGACGTGTGTATCTACTGGATAAACAATAAGGTCTCAAGGACGAAGGAATAGTGTTGATTCACTCAGGCATCAGGAGCAGCGCGGttcacctggggagggggggtcgtcCGCAGGGAGGGGGTCCGCTGTCCCTCCATAAGACAGCGCTAGATCCAGTCGCACCTGGAGGAGCCAACGGGAGGAGCAGATCATCTGACCTCCGTCTGAAGGTCCACCTTCCACCTGATATCTGATCTACTACACAGTCTCGGGTCATTACCTGGGGGGTGAAGATGTATTTGTAGAGGGTGTAGTTCCTCATGTACGTGTTGTTCACGTGCTCCAGAATCCGAGTCACCTCGTGGGATTTCAGAAGGTCAACGCTGAAAGGGGGTCGCTGTATCAGAGTGAACCGAGCAGGGTTAGTTAGTGAGTTAGTTGGAAGGGTTAATCCCGgagcaggttagggttagggttagggtcctgGGAGGCTTGTACACACCCGCACGGAGTGGCAGAGTAGCAGCTCAGTGCAGTAGTCCCAGCACTGCTTCACGTTGTTCAGGGAGGTTCCTGGTTCACACACCAGACGCATGGGATGGAAAGGAAGTCAGATATATCCGTTGTAATAACCGTTAAGTGTTTCATAGACTCATTGTTCAAAAACTGGGCACCAGATGGACCAACAGCTGACAGCTCACTTTGTGGTTGTTGGAAAGGACAGAGTGAAAGTCTGGGGTTAAGGCCTTACTCTCACAGTTCGGAGTTTGGATATCTTAGTAGGACGTGAGGATACCTGTACGGGCTCACCTGTAGGCTCACCTGTACAGGCTCACCTGTATGGACTCACTTGTTGGCTCACCTGTAGGCTCACCTGTAGGGGCTCACCTATAGGCTCACCTGTAGGCTCACCTGTAGGCTCACCTGTAGGCTCACCTGTAGGCTCACCTGTACGGGCTCACCTGTAGGGGCTCACCTGTAGGCTCACCTGTAGGGGCTCACCTGTAGGCTCACCTGTACTGGCTCACCTGTGTTGAGCTGGTGCACGCGCTTCATGACGGACAGCAGGACAGACGTCTGCTCGCGGCTGAAGCCGCTGCGCCGGCAGAACTGGACGGTCTGGACGTAGAGCGCGAGCAGCACCTCCCCCGGCGGCCCTCGGAGCTCCACCTGGAGCACCCTGCAGAGAACCCTACAGCAGAAGGAGGCGGCCGTGAACCCAGACACAACTCAACTGAGAAACACGATGGACTACTAACTATGAAGTATGTCATTGGCTTGAACCTTTCCAAGTCCGGGATGGATTGGGCTTTATCGATGTCGCACATGTCAGAATACCCAGCATCCGCCCTGAGGACATCAAAATAAATCATTGTTTTAAAGTTTCATCACATCCATATGGAAAGGAGAGCGATATTCACACATGCAACCCACACATAATTCGCTTTTTCTCTGATTCCTGGCCTTGAACAAAAACCTTCCCCCGACGGCTTTGAGGAAGGAATCACATGGTTCTAGATCCTACCC encodes:
- the cfap119 gene encoding coiled-coil domain-containing protein 189; amino-acid sequence: MHTKIKIPEPLKPRVVLWADAGYSDMCDIDKAQSIPDLERVLCRVLQVELRGPPGEVLLALYVQTVQFCRRSGFSREQTSVLLSVMKRVHQLNTGTSLNNVKQCWDYCTELLLCHSVRRPPFSVDLLKSHEVTRILEHVNNTYMRNYTLYKYIFTPQVRLDLALSYGGTADPLPADDPPSPDRETEAVGSPQATQNQETPQIPGPVEAAPGSRAALRQVVQRALSEELQRVSAQLDQSLRESCEQLNSRLSQASSQGRAQPQA